One Flagellimonas sp. CMM7 genomic region harbors:
- a CDS encoding gliding motility-associated C-terminal domain-containing protein → MNIPLTHKKERNLLLFFLYVLFSFQMGYGQCTSEAGSNQTLNQGVPVFLSADTPGVGTGTWTQVSGPSVATFDNVNDENTEVFGTTAGDYVFEWTVSDGLCTPASDTVGISVLGVDLELDVLASDLTPDVGDVVTFTINLSNLGDIDATGVSIENIVPIGYESISAINNGGTYSFGTRTITWTGLAIPLGINTMTLSFNTTVQTPTGASGEFTQVAEVTLSGQSDLDSTPNNDTGNQSEDDEDAITAAPIQADLALTKVEISNNLTPSVGEEISFEITVTNDGPDDATNVEVVDQLLSGFDFVDYNATSGVYDETTGIWQLGTLLNGNSTTLVIDVLVNPSGLYTNTSQVIASDAYDIDSTPANGVSSEDDLDEISVTPVPAIDLSLVKIVDEINPFVGSNVIFTLTVTNDGPSDATTVQVSDLLPSGFTYVSDDDGLNYNDINGLWNVGSLASGSSATLNITALVNPTGNYNNVAEVIGHDQSDIDSSPNNGLLVEDDQDEVSVNPTPLVDISVTKTADDLTPNVGDPIIFTVTVSNDGPSDATNVVVTDILASGYGFVNAVASNGVYDDLNGSWAIGNLVNGTSENILITANVLSSGDYTNVAELTGLTEVDIDSEPANNDSTEDDQQTIAPVPVLVSDLLLRKSVDILSPLVGEEVIFNISITNNGPSDVTGVEILDLLPTGYTYVSNNRTAGVYIPATGIWELNGLIPNGTTETMNIIATVNPTGDYFNVAEVFSSSNLDPNSTPNNNNIFENDLDTAGTTPIPSSDLSLDLTVGNEFPDVGSNVTFTVSVTNDGLSDASGVVISNALPSGYIYISDDSGGTYDAISGLWNLGTISNGNQIDLNITAQVNTSGDYTYSAEITASTQLDPDSTPGNNIASEDDQDEQSTTPRFVSDISVTKTADNLNPFVGNQIEFTITVMNSGPNTATGLVIEDVLASGYNLVSTATSAGTFDEITGIWAISTMPDGIAETLTIIAEVLPFGAYRNSAELIALDTYDPDSTPNNKLSAEDDQDTIVPIPDGLADLSLTKVVDDPTPNVGDVVEFTLNVNNNGSSDATGVVITDLLPSGYTYQSHITTAGIYDSNTGIWNINGTILNQSTETLVMLTTVNTPTGITDEYLNVATISASDLSDPNSNPNQGIDVDDLSDGLDDDDEAIAFVTPQTTDIAVTKTVDNNSPNIGDQVVFTITVTNQGNLVATNIGVEEQLPSGFRLVTSQASIGVYDEISGFWEIEDLDVLETANLQLTVEVLDINDYVNTASLAFVDQLDTSTANDSDQASVEPSCLTIYNEFSPNGDGVNEFFKIDCISRYPNNVLQVYNRWGNIVYEQRSYGNDWDGTSNGRATVQKGDLLPVGTYYYVLDLGDGSEPRTDWLYINR, encoded by the coding sequence ATGAACATACCTCTAACCCACAAAAAAGAGAGAAATCTTCTTCTGTTTTTTTTGTACGTACTCTTTTCGTTTCAAATGGGATATGGGCAATGTACCTCGGAGGCTGGTTCTAACCAAACCTTAAACCAAGGAGTTCCGGTTTTTTTGAGTGCTGATACACCAGGTGTAGGTACTGGAACATGGACACAGGTTTCCGGTCCCAGTGTGGCAACTTTTGATAACGTTAATGATGAAAACACGGAAGTATTTGGAACCACGGCAGGAGATTATGTTTTTGAATGGACCGTATCGGATGGTTTATGTACGCCAGCTTCAGATACCGTTGGAATATCAGTTTTGGGAGTTGATTTGGAGTTGGATGTGCTTGCAAGCGATTTGACCCCTGATGTAGGAGATGTTGTCACGTTTACCATTAATTTGAGCAATTTGGGAGACATTGATGCAACCGGAGTATCTATAGAGAACATTGTTCCTATTGGGTACGAAAGCATTTCTGCAATAAACAATGGAGGAACATATAGCTTTGGAACAAGAACCATAACTTGGACAGGATTGGCGATTCCATTGGGAATCAATACAATGACGTTAAGTTTTAATACAACCGTTCAAACACCTACAGGTGCGTCCGGGGAGTTTACCCAAGTTGCGGAAGTAACACTATCGGGTCAATCTGATTTGGACAGTACGCCGAACAACGATACCGGAAATCAAAGCGAAGATGATGAAGATGCGATTACAGCAGCTCCGATACAGGCAGATTTGGCCTTAACAAAAGTTGAAATCAGCAATAACCTTACACCCAGTGTTGGAGAAGAAATAAGTTTTGAAATAACCGTTACCAATGATGGACCTGATGATGCGACCAATGTGGAGGTTGTGGATCAATTACTTTCTGGGTTCGACTTTGTAGATTACAATGCCACCTCAGGAGTCTATGACGAAACTACAGGTATTTGGCAATTGGGTACTCTTTTAAATGGAAATTCAACAACATTGGTTATTGATGTGTTGGTAAACCCTTCGGGCCTGTATACCAATACCTCACAAGTAATAGCTTCGGATGCCTATGATATTGACTCGACGCCCGCAAATGGGGTTTCATCAGAAGATGATCTGGATGAGATTTCGGTGACACCAGTACCCGCAATAGACCTTTCCTTGGTTAAGATTGTTGATGAAATAAACCCTTTCGTGGGTTCCAATGTGATCTTTACACTCACGGTGACCAATGATGGGCCCAGCGATGCCACTACAGTTCAGGTTTCGGATCTTTTACCATCGGGATTTACGTATGTTTCAGATGACGATGGCCTGAATTATAATGATATAAATGGACTTTGGAATGTAGGAAGCTTGGCATCAGGTAGCTCAGCTACTTTGAATATTACTGCATTAGTAAACCCAACAGGGAATTACAACAATGTGGCTGAGGTTATTGGTCATGATCAATCGGACATCGATTCATCACCAAATAACGGTCTATTAGTGGAAGATGATCAAGATGAGGTTTCAGTGAATCCAACCCCATTGGTTGACATTTCCGTTACAAAAACTGCCGATGATTTAACCCCAAATGTGGGTGATCCTATAATATTTACTGTAACTGTAAGTAATGATGGTCCAAGCGATGCCACCAACGTGGTGGTGACCGATATTCTTGCATCCGGCTATGGATTTGTCAATGCAGTTGCATCCAATGGAGTATATGATGATTTAAATGGTTCTTGGGCAATAGGCAACTTGGTTAATGGAACTTCAGAAAATATTTTGATCACGGCCAACGTACTTTCAAGTGGGGATTATACGAATGTGGCAGAGTTGACAGGCCTAACAGAAGTAGATATCGATTCTGAACCTGCTAATAACGATAGCACAGAAGATGACCAACAGACCATTGCACCCGTTCCGGTTTTGGTATCAGATCTTTTGCTACGCAAATCTGTCGATATTCTTAGTCCATTGGTTGGGGAAGAAGTCATTTTTAATATCAGCATAACCAACAATGGCCCAAGTGACGTAACGGGAGTTGAGATTTTAGATTTGTTGCCAACAGGGTATACTTATGTGTCCAATAATAGAACTGCGGGAGTTTATATTCCTGCAACAGGTATTTGGGAATTGAATGGGCTTATTCCAAATGGAACAACGGAAACCATGAATATTATAGCTACTGTGAATCCTACTGGAGATTATTTTAATGTCGCTGAGGTTTTTTCTTCAAGTAACTTGGACCCCAACTCTACCCCAAACAACAACAATATTTTTGAAAACGATTTGGATACTGCAGGTACTACCCCAATTCCGTCGTCAGATTTGTCTTTGGATTTAACCGTAGGTAATGAATTTCCGGATGTTGGATCCAATGTAACTTTTACGGTTTCGGTCACCAATGATGGTCTTAGTGATGCATCCGGAGTTGTAATCTCGAACGCGCTTCCATCAGGATATATTTATATATCAGATGATTCAGGCGGAACCTATGATGCGATAAGCGGATTGTGGAATCTGGGAACCATTTCAAATGGAAATCAAATCGATTTAAACATTACTGCCCAGGTCAACACATCTGGAGATTATACATATAGTGCAGAAATAACAGCGTCAACACAGTTAGATCCTGACTCAACTCCAGGAAACAATATTGCTTCGGAAGATGATCAGGACGAGCAATCGACAACCCCAAGATTTGTAAGTGATATTTCTGTAACAAAGACAGCAGATAATCTTAATCCGTTTGTGGGAAATCAAATTGAATTCACCATTACTGTCATGAATTCTGGCCCTAATACCGCTACTGGTTTAGTGATTGAGGATGTCTTAGCTTCTGGATATAATTTAGTTTCGACAGCCACTTCTGCAGGAACATTTGATGAGATTACCGGAATTTGGGCAATCTCCACAATGCCTGATGGGATAGCTGAAACATTGACTATTATAGCAGAGGTATTGCCCTTTGGAGCGTATAGAAATAGTGCCGAGTTGATTGCATTGGACACCTATGATCCAGATTCAACACCCAATAACAAATTAAGTGCCGAGGATGACCAAGACACTATTGTCCCAATTCCAGATGGACTTGCAGATTTATCATTGACCAAAGTTGTGGACGACCCAACACCAAATGTTGGCGATGTGGTTGAGTTCACTTTAAATGTGAACAATAATGGATCAAGTGATGCAACAGGAGTAGTGATTACTGATTTGTTGCCGTCCGGCTATACATATCAATCTCATATCACCACAGCTGGAATCTATGACTCTAATACAGGAATATGGAATATTAATGGTACAATTTTAAATCAAAGCACAGAAACCTTGGTAATGTTAACTACGGTAAACACACCGACAGGAATTACAGATGAATATTTAAACGTAGCAACTATATCTGCAAGTGATTTATCCGATCCGAATAGTAATCCAAATCAAGGGATTGATGTAGATGACCTTTCAGATGGATTGGACGATGATGACGAGGCTATTGCTTTTGTAACTCCACAAACTACAGATATTGCTGTCACAAAAACAGTGGACAATAATTCTCCTAACATTGGAGACCAGGTTGTGTTCACCATTACGGTAACCAATCAGGGCAATTTGGTAGCAACCAATATTGGTGTTGAAGAGCAATTGCCTTCAGGTTTCAGATTGGTTACTTCACAAGCTTCAATTGGTGTTTATGATGAGATTTCAGGTTTTTGGGAAATAGAAGATTTAGATGTCTTGGAAACAGCCAACCTACAACTTACGGTTGAAGTTTTGGATATAAATGATTATGTGAACACGGCAAGCTTGGCCTTTGTTGATCAATTGGATACTAGCACGGCAAACGATTCTGACCAAGCCTCTGTTGAACCTTCTTGTTTAACTATTTATAACGAGTTTTCACCAAACGGAGATGGTGTTAATGAGTTCTTTAAAATTGATTGTATTTCTAGATACCCCAACAATGTGTTACAGGTATATAACCGATGGGGCAACATTGTATATGAACAACGCTCCTACGGTAATGATTGGGATGGTACCTCCAATGGCCGTGCCACTGTGCAGAAAGGAGATTTATTGCCGGTAGGCACATACTATTATGTGCTGGACCTTGGAGACGGCTCTGAGCCAAGAACGGATTGGTTGTACATAAATCGATAG
- a CDS encoding type IX secretion system membrane protein PorP/SprF: MKKQLYTCLITLLLGSFMVSAQQDPQFTQYMYNTLSVNPAYAGSRGHLTALLMHRSQWVGVNGAPTSQVLAIDGPMGNNVGLGLVLSHDALGPSSEAFVDANVSYTIKLDENDSKLSFGLKGGGRLFNVDFSKGLVENPDVAFQNNIENKFFPTIGAGIYYHTAKSYLGLAVPNFFSEDHYDGQEQEIASERLHYFLIGGRIIDLTPDVKFKPAFFVKWVPGAPIIADISANVMLMETFTAGLAYRWDDSFSALLGLQISPDLSVGYAYDLTTSDLRSYTSGTHEIFLRYEFKTVEKRLKSPRFY; this comes from the coding sequence ATGAAAAAGCAATTATATACCTGTTTAATTACCTTACTGTTGGGAAGCTTTATGGTTTCTGCACAGCAAGATCCGCAGTTTACACAGTATATGTACAATACGTTAAGTGTAAACCCGGCATACGCAGGTTCTCGCGGACACCTTACCGCGCTTTTAATGCATCGTTCTCAATGGGTTGGAGTAAATGGAGCACCTACTTCTCAGGTTTTGGCCATTGATGGCCCAATGGGCAATAATGTTGGATTGGGATTGGTACTTTCCCATGATGCTTTGGGTCCATCTTCCGAGGCCTTTGTAGACGCAAATGTTTCCTACACAATAAAACTGGACGAAAATGACAGCAAACTTTCTTTTGGTCTTAAAGGAGGAGGAAGACTTTTTAATGTGGATTTTTCCAAAGGATTGGTGGAAAACCCAGATGTTGCTTTTCAAAACAATATTGAAAACAAATTTTTCCCGACTATTGGAGCTGGTATTTATTATCATACGGCCAAAAGTTATCTAGGACTTGCCGTACCTAATTTTTTCTCAGAAGATCATTATGATGGACAAGAACAAGAAATAGCCTCTGAAAGACTACATTATTTTTTAATAGGTGGTAGGATTATTGATTTAACCCCCGATGTTAAATTTAAGCCTGCCTTTTTTGTAAAATGGGTTCCTGGAGCACCGATTATTGCAGATATTTCTGCGAATGTTATGCTAATGGAAACTTTTACGGCTGGTTTGGCTTATCGATGGGATGATTCTTTTTCCGCGCTTTTGGGCCTTCAAATATCCCCAGATTTAAGTGTAGGGTATGCCTACGATTTAACTACATCAGATTTAAGAAGCTATACCAGTGGCACACATGAAATATTCTTACGATACGAGTTTAAAACTGTGGAAAAAAGACTTAAATCCCCAAGATTTTACTAA
- a CDS encoding RNA polymerase sigma factor yields the protein MEANVRFTHQALVEQSKQGNRSAQYQLYGLYVDAMFNTAMRLLTIREDAEDVLQESFVEAFKKMDSFRFESTFGAWLKRIVINKSINHLKTKRLLLSSLENEGEPIEENENEGTQDFEIEKIKIGLGQLPEGYKQIITLYLIEGYDHVEIGEILGISTSTSKSQYHRAKKKLIQIVNEL from the coding sequence TTGGAAGCAAACGTACGTTTTACGCATCAAGCTTTGGTAGAACAGAGCAAACAAGGGAACCGGAGTGCCCAGTACCAGTTGTATGGGCTGTACGTGGATGCTATGTTCAATACTGCCATGCGATTATTGACCATAAGGGAGGACGCTGAAGATGTATTGCAAGAGAGCTTTGTTGAGGCATTCAAAAAAATGGACTCGTTTAGATTCGAAAGCACTTTTGGAGCTTGGTTAAAACGAATTGTAATCAATAAAAGCATCAATCATCTAAAAACAAAACGCTTGTTGTTATCCTCTTTGGAAAACGAAGGTGAACCTATAGAGGAAAATGAAAACGAAGGAACACAAGATTTTGAGATTGAAAAGATAAAAATAGGATTGGGTCAGTTACCAGAAGGGTATAAACAGATAATTACCCTGTACTTGATAGAAGGTTATGACCATGTGGAAATTGGAGAAATATTGGGAATATCAACCTCAACCTCCAAGTCGCAGTACCATAGAGCAAAAAAGAAACTAATTCAAATTGTAAATGAATTGTAA
- a CDS encoding OmpA family protein, protein MKTIKTNIVILFSLVGCIVQAQLKYNDADTNFDNLLYVRAANQYESIVQKGDDSQHVLQRLGDAYFFNTDMENAAKWYGVLFSKYENVLKPEHAFRYVHALKGVGNYKLAKAIMKIYTQKLDTSDFEVEQLKNNDEALDELLNRQPQFYISNLAINTPVADFGTMYYKDKIVFSSSRDSLRFETRVYEWNKQPYLDFFMADTNDHGSDLTDVVPFSEILNTRYHEAVATFIPEGNVMYFTRNNYSNQTLGRDSEGTNHLKMYTSQLQGGEWTAATEVSFNSEEYSVGQPALSPDGRFLFFVSDMPGSIGGTDIFVVELNQDGSFSQPRNLGPTINTSGREMFPYVTAEKLYFASDGHLGLGGLDIFESELGQNGSGTPNNLGKPLNSNRDDFAYIVNEATDRGYFSSNREGGKGDDDIYSFQRLEEACEQTVRGSVIRKVNAQPIVNVNVELVSADGTSVGKTITDPYGAFSFDIVLDCEVEYNIKISKQGFLPNEKTFETSNKKDYMNTVPLEIKKELNKLIVRENGVLKIKIDNIYFDLNKADIRPDAAQELNKIVEVMKEYPKMVIKIEAHTDSRGSDRYNETLSDKRAKATGSYIISQGIEANRLESAIGYGEKLLLNQCGNGIKCTNEEHDVNRRSEFIIVKLE, encoded by the coding sequence ATGAAAACTATAAAAACCAACATAGTCATACTTTTTTCACTTGTGGGATGCATTGTGCAAGCCCAATTAAAGTATAATGACGCTGATACCAATTTTGACAATTTGCTATATGTAAGGGCAGCAAATCAATATGAAAGTATTGTTCAAAAAGGGGATGACTCGCAACACGTTTTGCAACGTTTGGGAGATGCCTATTTTTTCAATACAGACATGGAAAATGCAGCTAAATGGTATGGTGTTTTGTTTTCCAAATACGAAAATGTACTTAAACCCGAACATGCCTTTAGGTATGTTCATGCGTTAAAAGGAGTTGGTAATTACAAACTGGCAAAGGCCATTATGAAGATTTACACCCAAAAATTGGATACATCGGATTTTGAAGTAGAACAGTTAAAAAACAATGATGAAGCATTGGATGAGTTGTTGAATAGACAGCCTCAATTTTATATTTCCAATTTGGCCATTAACACACCTGTAGCAGATTTTGGAACTATGTATTATAAAGATAAAATTGTTTTTTCCTCGAGTAGAGATTCGCTAAGGTTTGAAACCAGAGTTTATGAATGGAACAAACAACCTTATTTAGATTTTTTCATGGCAGACACCAATGACCATGGGTCGGATTTGACAGATGTTGTCCCATTTTCAGAAATACTGAATACCAGGTATCATGAAGCTGTTGCAACTTTTATCCCAGAGGGAAATGTGATGTATTTTACGCGAAATAATTACTCTAACCAGACCTTGGGCAGAGATAGTGAAGGGACCAACCATTTAAAAATGTATACTTCCCAACTTCAAGGAGGGGAATGGACAGCGGCAACCGAAGTTTCATTCAATAGTGAAGAATATTCAGTAGGCCAGCCCGCTTTAAGTCCAGATGGACGATTCCTTTTCTTTGTTTCCGATATGCCGGGAAGCATTGGGGGTACGGATATTTTTGTTGTTGAACTTAACCAAGATGGTAGTTTTTCGCAACCAAGAAATTTAGGGCCGACTATTAATACAAGCGGTAGGGAAATGTTTCCATATGTAACAGCAGAAAAACTCTACTTTGCCTCAGACGGTCACTTGGGCCTAGGAGGTTTAGATATTTTTGAAAGTGAATTGGGGCAAAATGGATCTGGAACACCGAACAATTTAGGAAAACCGTTAAACAGCAATAGGGATGACTTCGCATATATTGTAAACGAAGCAACGGATAGAGGGTATTTCTCTTCCAATAGAGAAGGAGGTAAGGGTGATGATGATATATATTCGTTTCAACGCTTGGAAGAAGCATGTGAGCAAACTGTAAGAGGCAGTGTCATCAGAAAAGTTAATGCGCAGCCTATTGTAAACGTAAACGTTGAACTTGTTTCAGCGGATGGGACTTCCGTAGGAAAAACGATTACAGATCCTTATGGAGCATTCAGTTTCGATATTGTTTTGGATTGTGAAGTTGAGTATAACATCAAAATAAGTAAACAGGGCTTTTTACCTAATGAAAAAACATTTGAGACAAGCAACAAGAAAGATTATATGAATACTGTTCCTTTAGAAATTAAGAAGGAGCTCAATAAGTTGATTGTTCGTGAAAACGGAGTGCTTAAAATTAAAATTGACAATATTTATTTTGATTTGAACAAAGCAGATATTCGTCCAGATGCGGCACAAGAATTGAACAAGATTGTTGAGGTGATGAAGGAGTATCCAAAAATGGTAATCAAGATAGAAGCACATACAGATTCAAGAGGTAGTGATCGTTACAATGAAACTCTATCGGACAAAAGGGCAAAAGCCACTGGAAGTTACATTATTTCTCAAGGTATTGAGGCAAATAGACTGGAAAGCGCCATCGGTTATGGAGAGAAATTATTGTTGAACCAATGTGGCAATGGGATTAAGTGTACCAATGAAGAACATGACGTTAATCGTAGGTCAGAATTTATCATTGTAAAACTGGAATAA